The Burkholderia mallei ATCC 23344 genome has a window encoding:
- a CDS encoding NuoB/complex I 20 kDa subunit family protein produces the protein MANHPLTLEKDGFIVTTLDAAMAAAQKNSLWYMTFGLACCAVEMMHAAGARYDMDRFGMIPRASPRQCDLMIVAGTLTNKMAPAMRRVYDQMAEPRYVVSMGSCANGGGYYHYSYSVVRGCDRIVPVDVYVPGCPPTAEALVYGLMQLQRKVAERSTHSRPKLFARP, from the coding sequence ATGGCGAATCATCCCCTCACCCTCGAAAAAGACGGCTTCATCGTCACGACGCTCGACGCCGCGATGGCCGCCGCGCAGAAAAACAGCCTCTGGTACATGACGTTCGGCCTCGCGTGTTGCGCGGTCGAGATGATGCACGCGGCGGGCGCGCGTTACGACATGGACCGTTTCGGCATGATCCCGCGCGCGTCGCCGCGCCAGTGCGATCTGATGATCGTCGCCGGCACGCTGACCAACAAGATGGCGCCCGCGATGCGCCGCGTCTACGACCAGATGGCCGAACCGCGCTACGTCGTGTCGATGGGCTCGTGCGCGAACGGCGGCGGCTATTACCACTACAGCTATTCGGTCGTGCGCGGCTGCGATCGCATCGTGCCCGTCGACGTCTACGTGCCCGGCTGCCCGCCGACCGCCGAGGCGCTCGTCTACGGTCTGATGCAACTGCAGCGCAAGGTCGCCGAGCGCAGCACGCATAGTCGGCCTAAACTGTTCGCGCGACCCTGA
- a CDS encoding M61 family metallopeptidase, with amino-acid sequence MKPIRYTIVPKDPAAHLFEVTLTLADPDPAGQRFALPVWIPGSYMVREFARNIVTLRAFNEAGRKLRIGKLDKQTWQAAPAPGPITLRYDVYAWDLSVRAAHLDDTGGFFNGTSVFLAPLGREDAPCEVMIERPAGDAYRRWRVATALPEARGTKRYGFGAYRAENYDELIDHPVTLGEFVLASFDAHGVPHDIAIAGRVTGLDLERLAADLKRVCEAQIALFEPKTRRAPMSRYVFMTQAVSDGYGGLEHRASTALVCNRTDLPVKGRPEKTDGYRTYLGLCSHEYFHTWNVKRIKPAAFAPYDLSQENYTSLLWLFEGFTSYYDDLMLARSGLISQDDYFALVGRTIAGVQRGAGRLRQSVAESSFDAWIKYYRQDENATNAIVSYYTKGSLAALAFDLAIRARSRHRKSLDDVMRLLWQRFGRDFYHGKPQGVGEDDVKALIAEATGVDLGRLFDEAVSGTRDLPLAELFEPFGVTLAPDGGAGGAADAPAKPTLGARTRGGAECTLAAVYEGGAAHRAGLSAGDALVAIDGLRVTGSNLDALLARYRVGDKVEIHAFRRDELRVVQLKLDGPDIARYKLAAQPKPAAARARRDAWLGLPAARGGR; translated from the coding sequence ATGAAGCCGATTCGCTACACGATCGTTCCGAAAGATCCCGCCGCGCACCTGTTCGAGGTGACGCTCACGCTTGCCGATCCGGACCCGGCGGGCCAGCGCTTCGCGCTGCCCGTATGGATTCCGGGCAGCTATATGGTGCGCGAGTTCGCGCGCAATATCGTGACGCTGCGTGCGTTCAACGAAGCGGGCCGCAAGCTGCGGATCGGCAAGCTCGACAAGCAGACCTGGCAGGCCGCGCCGGCGCCCGGGCCGATCACGCTGCGCTACGACGTCTACGCGTGGGACCTGTCGGTGCGCGCCGCGCACCTGGACGACACGGGCGGCTTCTTCAACGGCACGAGCGTGTTTCTCGCGCCGCTCGGCCGCGAGGATGCGCCGTGCGAGGTAATGATCGAGCGGCCGGCGGGCGACGCGTACCGGCGCTGGCGCGTCGCGACCGCGCTGCCGGAGGCGCGCGGCACGAAACGCTACGGCTTCGGCGCGTACCGCGCGGAGAATTACGACGAGCTGATCGATCATCCGGTCACGCTCGGCGAATTCGTGCTCGCGTCGTTCGACGCGCACGGCGTGCCGCACGATATCGCGATCGCGGGCCGCGTGACCGGGCTCGATCTCGAGCGGCTCGCGGCCGACCTGAAGCGGGTGTGCGAGGCGCAGATCGCGCTGTTCGAGCCGAAGACCCGGCGCGCGCCGATGTCGCGCTACGTGTTCATGACGCAGGCGGTCAGCGACGGCTACGGCGGGCTCGAGCATCGCGCGTCGACGGCGCTCGTCTGCAATCGCACCGATCTGCCGGTGAAGGGGCGCCCTGAGAAGACGGACGGCTATCGGACTTACCTTGGCCTGTGCAGCCACGAGTACTTCCATACATGGAACGTGAAGCGGATCAAGCCGGCCGCGTTCGCGCCGTACGATCTGTCGCAGGAGAATTACACGTCGCTGCTGTGGCTCTTCGAGGGCTTCACGTCGTACTACGACGACCTGATGCTCGCGCGCAGCGGCCTCATCTCGCAGGACGACTATTTCGCGCTCGTCGGCCGCACGATCGCCGGCGTGCAGCGCGGCGCCGGCCGGCTCAGGCAGAGCGTCGCCGAAAGCTCGTTCGATGCGTGGATCAAGTATTACCGGCAGGACGAAAACGCGACGAACGCGATCGTCAGCTATTACACGAAGGGCTCGCTCGCCGCGCTCGCGTTCGATCTGGCGATTCGCGCGCGCAGCCGCCACCGCAAATCGCTCGACGACGTGATGCGGCTTCTGTGGCAGCGCTTCGGGCGCGACTTCTACCACGGCAAGCCGCAAGGCGTCGGCGAGGACGACGTGAAGGCGCTGATCGCCGAAGCGACGGGTGTCGATCTCGGCCGTCTTTTCGACGAAGCGGTGTCCGGCACGCGCGATCTGCCGCTCGCCGAACTCTTCGAGCCGTTCGGCGTGACGCTCGCGCCGGACGGGGGCGCGGGCGGCGCGGCCGATGCGCCCGCGAAGCCGACGCTCGGCGCGCGCACGCGCGGCGGCGCGGAATGCACGCTCGCGGCCGTCTACGAAGGCGGCGCCGCGCATCGGGCCGGGCTGTCCGCGGGCGACGCGCTCGTCGCGATCGATGGGCTGCGCGTGACGGGCTCGAACCTCGACGCGCTGCTCGCGCGCTACCGCGTCGGCGACAAGGTCGAGATCCACGCATTCCGGCGCGACGAACTGCGCGTGGTGCAGCTCAAGCTCGACGGCCCGGACATCGCGCGCTACAAGCTGGCCGCTCAGCCGAAGCCCGCGGCCGCGCGCGCCCGTCGCGACGCGTGGCTCGGGCTGCCGGCGGCGCGCGGCGGTCGATAA
- the ychF gene encoding redox-regulated ATPase YchF, with protein MSLKCGIVGLPNVGKSTLFNALTKAGIAAENYPFCTIEPNVGVVEVPDARLKALAEIIKPERVVPAVVEFVDIAGLVAGASKGEGLGNQFLANIRETDAITHVVRCFEDENVIHVAGKVSPLDDIEVINTELALADLGTVEKALARYSKAAKSGNDKEAAKLVAVLDKARAHLDQGKAVRGLDLSDDERALLKPFCLITAKPAMYVANVKEDGFENNPHLDAVRRYAESEKSPVVAVCAAIEAEIADLDDADKEAFLADMGMDEPGLDRVIRAGFKLLGLQTYFTAGVKEVRAWTIHIGDTAPQAAGVIHTDFERGFIRAQTIAYDDFIAYKGEQGAKEAGKMRAEGKEYVVHDGDVMNFLFNV; from the coding sequence ATGAGCCTCAAATGCGGCATCGTCGGCTTGCCCAACGTCGGCAAGTCCACCCTGTTCAACGCGCTGACGAAGGCCGGCATCGCCGCCGAGAACTATCCGTTCTGCACGATCGAGCCGAACGTCGGCGTCGTCGAGGTGCCTGACGCACGCCTGAAGGCGCTCGCCGAAATCATCAAGCCCGAGCGCGTCGTGCCGGCCGTCGTCGAATTCGTCGACATCGCGGGCCTCGTCGCCGGCGCGAGCAAGGGCGAGGGCCTCGGCAACCAGTTCCTCGCGAACATCCGCGAAACCGATGCGATCACGCACGTCGTGCGCTGCTTCGAGGACGAGAACGTCATCCACGTCGCCGGCAAGGTGAGCCCGCTCGACGACATCGAAGTCATCAACACCGAGCTCGCGCTCGCCGACCTCGGCACCGTCGAGAAGGCGCTCGCCCGCTATTCGAAGGCGGCGAAATCGGGCAACGACAAGGAAGCGGCGAAGCTCGTCGCGGTGCTCGACAAGGCGCGCGCGCACCTCGATCAGGGCAAGGCCGTGCGCGGGCTCGATCTGTCCGACGACGAGAGGGCGCTCCTCAAGCCGTTCTGCCTGATCACCGCGAAGCCGGCGATGTACGTCGCGAACGTGAAGGAAGACGGCTTCGAGAACAATCCGCATCTCGACGCGGTGCGCCGGTACGCGGAAAGCGAGAAGTCGCCGGTCGTCGCGGTGTGCGCGGCGATCGAGGCGGAGATCGCCGATCTCGACGATGCCGACAAGGAAGCGTTCCTCGCCGACATGGGCATGGACGAGCCGGGCCTCGACCGCGTGATCCGTGCGGGCTTCAAGCTGCTCGGGCTGCAGACGTACTTCACCGCGGGCGTGAAGGAAGTGCGCGCGTGGACGATCCACATCGGCGACACCGCGCCGCAAGCGGCGGGCGTGATCCATACGGATTTCGAGCGCGGCTTCATTCGCGCGCAGACGATCGCATACGACGATTTCATCGCGTACAAGGGCGAGCAAGGCGCGAAGGAAGCGGGCAAGATGCGCGCGGAAGGCAAGGAATACGTCGTGCACGATGGCGATGTGATGAACTTCCTGTTCAACGTCTGA
- a CDS encoding lipoprotein, whose protein sequence is MKRIAVLAALAVALGSVLAGCIVVPDGGYGYAHHRDYYYYRY, encoded by the coding sequence ATGAAACGGATCGCGGTTCTCGCCGCCCTCGCAGTCGCGCTGGGCAGCGTGCTCGCAGGATGCATCGTGGTGCCGGACGGCGGGTACGGATATGCTCATCACCGCGATTATTACTATTACCGGTATTGA
- a CDS encoding CYTH domain-containing protein translates to MAIEQEIKLALPAAQVDAAQRFLDARAGAGGREITLVNVYFDTPALALARAKSALRLRRAPQGWLQTFKTAGAAAGGLHRRHEWEMPVAGEALEIDALCAACDVPSAVDALRATAPQLIALFRTDFTRTLWHIEHAGATIEAALDRGEIVAQVSGDVCREPICEIELELVDGDAQALATLADEVAAALPGVTPDNLSKAQRGYRLRGGDLRAD, encoded by the coding sequence ATGGCGATCGAACAGGAAATCAAGCTCGCGCTGCCCGCCGCGCAAGTCGACGCGGCGCAGCGCTTCCTCGATGCGCGCGCCGGCGCCGGCGGCCGCGAGATCACGCTCGTGAACGTCTACTTCGACACGCCGGCGCTCGCGCTCGCGCGCGCGAAGAGCGCGCTGCGGCTGCGCCGCGCGCCGCAGGGCTGGCTGCAAACGTTCAAGACGGCCGGCGCGGCCGCGGGCGGGCTGCATCGCCGCCATGAATGGGAGATGCCCGTCGCGGGTGAGGCGCTCGAGATCGACGCGCTCTGCGCCGCATGCGACGTGCCGAGCGCGGTCGACGCGCTGCGGGCCACCGCGCCGCAGCTGATCGCGCTCTTTCGCACCGACTTCACCCGTACGCTGTGGCACATCGAGCACGCGGGCGCGACGATCGAGGCGGCGCTCGATCGCGGCGAAATCGTCGCGCAGGTGAGTGGCGACGTGTGCCGCGAACCGATCTGCGAGATCGAACTCGAACTCGTCGACGGCGACGCGCAGGCGCTCGCGACGCTCGCCGACGAAGTCGCCGCGGCGCTGCCGGGCGTCACGCCGGACAACCTGAGCAAGGCGCAGCGCGGCTACCGGCTGCGCGGCGGCGATCTGCGCGCCGACTGA
- a CDS encoding uracil-DNA glycosylase codes for MPQPSLFDDHTPPAVQGGASALTLESQFDALPPDWRAIVEPFVASDAHASLCRFVDGERAAGKAIYPADVFRALRLTHPDDVKVVILGQDPYHGEDRGIPQAHGLAFSVPPGVRPPPSLRNIFKEISADFGYETPRHGCLDTWARQGVLLLNTVLTVERAAAASHAKRGWEKCTDTLIHELATRHRHLVFMLWGAHAQAKRALFDAREHCVLEAPHPSPLSAHRGFLGCRHFALANDYLVQHGRAPIDWRLPDEAETLA; via the coding sequence ATGCCGCAACCCTCGCTGTTCGACGATCACACGCCGCCCGCAGTGCAAGGCGGCGCATCCGCGCTCACGCTGGAATCGCAATTCGATGCGCTGCCGCCCGACTGGCGCGCGATCGTCGAGCCGTTCGTCGCGAGCGACGCGCATGCGTCGCTCTGCCGCTTCGTCGACGGCGAGCGCGCGGCGGGCAAAGCGATTTATCCGGCGGACGTATTCCGCGCACTGCGGCTCACGCACCCGGACGACGTGAAGGTCGTGATTCTCGGCCAGGACCCCTACCACGGCGAGGATCGCGGCATCCCGCAGGCGCACGGGCTCGCGTTCTCGGTACCGCCCGGCGTGCGGCCGCCGCCGTCGCTGCGCAACATCTTCAAGGAAATCTCGGCCGACTTCGGCTACGAGACGCCCCGCCACGGCTGCCTGGACACATGGGCGCGCCAGGGCGTGCTGCTGCTCAACACGGTGTTGACGGTCGAGCGCGCGGCGGCGGCCAGCCATGCGAAGCGCGGCTGGGAGAAATGCACCGACACGCTGATCCACGAACTCGCGACGCGCCACCGGCACCTCGTGTTCATGCTATGGGGCGCGCACGCGCAGGCGAAACGCGCGCTGTTCGACGCGCGTGAGCATTGCGTGCTCGAAGCGCCGCATCCGTCGCCGCTGTCCGCGCACCGCGGCTTTCTCGGCTGTCGTCATTTCGCGCTCGCGAACGACTATCTCGTGCAGCACGGACGCGCGCCGATCGACTGGCGGCTGCCCGACGAGGCCGAAACGCTTGCCTGA
- the gabP gene encoding GABA permease: protein MEGSQTGLGTGLKQRHVTMLSIAGVIGAGLFVGSGHAIVEAGPAALIAYAIAGLLVVLVMRMLGEMAVAQPDSGSFSTYADRAIGHWAGFTIGWLYWWFWVLVIPIEATAAATILNAWFPGVATWIFALGITSVLTVTNLFSVKNYGEFEFWFALIKVVAIVVFLAIGGAAIVGLLPGSNVSGAARLVNAGGFMPNGVGAVLAAMLTTMFSFLGTEIVTIAAAESEHPERQIVRATNSVIWRISLFYLGSIFVVAALVPWNDALLPAHGSYQRAMELIGVPHAKGIIDVIVLVSVASCLNSALYTASRMIFSLSTRGDAPAFLRRTDASGTPRAAVLASTAFGFLTVIANYVMPEQVFGFLLATSGAIALLVYLVIAISQLRMRSTLDATGERLPLRMWCFPWLTWAVIVFICGVLVVMLLREDHRMEVGATAVLALAVVVASRMNRRARGGDEPTPAASRVSANLR from the coding sequence ATGGAAGGAAGTCAGACAGGCCTCGGAACCGGCCTGAAGCAGCGTCACGTCACGATGCTGTCGATCGCGGGCGTGATCGGCGCCGGGTTGTTCGTCGGTTCGGGGCATGCGATCGTGGAGGCCGGGCCGGCCGCGCTGATCGCGTACGCGATCGCGGGGCTGCTCGTCGTGCTCGTGATGCGCATGCTCGGCGAGATGGCGGTTGCGCAGCCGGACAGCGGTTCGTTCTCGACCTACGCCGATCGCGCGATCGGCCATTGGGCGGGCTTCACGATCGGCTGGCTCTACTGGTGGTTCTGGGTGCTCGTGATTCCGATCGAGGCGACGGCCGCCGCGACGATCCTCAATGCGTGGTTCCCCGGCGTCGCGACGTGGATATTCGCGCTCGGCATCACGTCGGTGCTCACCGTCACGAATCTCTTCTCGGTCAAGAACTACGGCGAATTCGAATTCTGGTTCGCGCTCATCAAGGTGGTGGCGATCGTGGTGTTCCTCGCGATCGGCGGCGCGGCGATCGTCGGCCTGCTGCCGGGTTCGAACGTGTCGGGCGCGGCGCGCCTCGTGAACGCGGGCGGCTTCATGCCGAACGGCGTCGGCGCGGTGCTCGCCGCGATGCTGACGACGATGTTCTCGTTCCTCGGCACCGAGATCGTCACGATCGCCGCGGCCGAATCCGAGCATCCGGAGCGCCAGATCGTCCGCGCGACGAATTCGGTGATCTGGCGCATCTCGCTGTTCTATCTCGGCTCGATCTTCGTCGTCGCGGCGCTCGTGCCGTGGAACGACGCGCTGCTGCCCGCGCACGGCTCGTATCAGCGCGCGATGGAGCTGATCGGCGTGCCGCACGCGAAGGGCATCATCGACGTGATCGTGCTGGTGTCGGTTGCGAGCTGCCTGAATTCGGCGCTCTACACGGCGTCGCGCATGATCTTCTCGCTGTCGACGCGCGGTGACGCGCCGGCATTCTTGCGCCGCACCGATGCAAGCGGCACCCCGCGCGCGGCGGTGCTCGCGTCGACGGCGTTCGGCTTTCTGACGGTGATCGCGAACTACGTGATGCCCGAGCAGGTGTTCGGCTTCCTGCTCGCGACGTCGGGCGCGATCGCGCTGCTCGTCTATCTCGTGATCGCGATCTCGCAACTGCGGATGCGCTCGACGCTCGACGCGACGGGCGAGCGGCTGCCGCTGCGGATGTGGTGCTTTCCGTGGCTCACGTGGGCGGTGATCGTGTTCATCTGCGGCGTGCTCGTCGTGATGCTGCTGCGCGAGGATCACCGGATGGAAGTCGGCGCGACCGCGGTGCTTGCGCTCGCCGTCGTCGTCGCATCGCGGATGAACCGGCGCGCGCGCGGCGGCGACGAGCCGACGCCCGCCGCGTCGCGAGTGTCCGCTAACCTGCGGTGA
- a CDS encoding DsbC family protein, translating into MKKTIRIAALALAAATATLGCTAQADQSTDKLKAALQSRLGADAPIKSVTKSPIAGLYEVNLGSQIVYSDASGDYVLLGELVNTKTHKNLTAERLAEINKIDFASLPLSNAIKVVKGNGARKIAVFSDPNCPYCKKLETTLQSVDNVTVYTFLYPVLSPDSTVKSKSIWCASDRVKSWQSWMLEHRAPTSAANCDTTALDKNLALGRGMNVTGTPTVFLADGTRLPGAVSADELNQALAGVK; encoded by the coding sequence ATGAAAAAAACGATTCGTATCGCCGCGCTCGCCCTGGCTGCCGCGACGGCGACGCTCGGCTGCACCGCGCAGGCCGACCAGTCCACCGACAAGCTGAAGGCCGCGCTGCAATCGCGCCTCGGCGCCGACGCGCCGATCAAGAGCGTGACGAAGTCGCCGATTGCGGGTTTGTACGAGGTCAATCTCGGCTCGCAGATCGTCTATAGCGACGCATCGGGCGATTACGTGCTGCTCGGCGAGCTCGTCAACACGAAGACGCACAAGAACCTCACGGCCGAGCGCCTCGCCGAGATCAACAAGATCGATTTCGCGAGCCTGCCGCTGTCGAACGCGATCAAGGTCGTGAAGGGCAACGGCGCGCGCAAGATCGCGGTGTTCTCCGATCCGAACTGCCCGTACTGCAAGAAGCTCGAGACGACGCTGCAATCGGTCGACAACGTGACCGTCTACACGTTCCTGTATCCGGTGCTGTCGCCCGATTCGACGGTGAAGTCGAAGTCGATCTGGTGCGCGAGCGACCGCGTGAAGAGCTGGCAGTCGTGGATGCTCGAGCATCGCGCGCCCACGAGCGCGGCGAACTGCGACACGACCGCGCTCGACAAGAACCTCGCGCTCGGCCGCGGAATGAACGTGACGGGCACGCCGACCGTATTCCTCGCCGACGGCACGCGCCTGCCGGGCGCCGTATCCGCCGACGAACTGAATCAGGCGCTCGCCGGCGTCAAGTGA
- a CDS encoding FMN-dependent NADH-azoreductase, with protein sequence MTTILQINSAARSQGAQSTLLADELTAKLQQGNPGATVKVRNLLADALPHLDDAVLGAFFTPADQRSAEQNAIVAKSDELVDELRSADVIVIGAPMYNFGVSSQLKAYFDWIARAGVTFRYTSEGPEGLIKGKKAYVVSARGGKHVGMPTDSQTPFLKTFLGFIGLTDVTFVYAEGLALGPDAATEALASAREAIAAV encoded by the coding sequence ATGACGACCATTCTCCAGATCAATTCCGCCGCCCGCTCGCAAGGCGCGCAGTCCACGCTGCTCGCCGACGAACTGACGGCCAAGCTGCAACAGGGCAACCCCGGCGCGACCGTCAAGGTCCGCAACCTGCTCGCCGACGCGCTGCCGCACCTCGATGACGCGGTGCTGGGCGCGTTCTTCACGCCGGCCGACCAGCGCAGCGCCGAGCAGAATGCGATCGTCGCGAAAAGCGATGAGCTGGTCGACGAGCTGCGCTCGGCCGATGTGATCGTGATCGGCGCGCCGATGTACAACTTCGGCGTGTCGTCGCAGTTGAAGGCGTACTTCGACTGGATCGCCCGCGCGGGCGTCACGTTCCGCTACACGTCGGAAGGCCCGGAAGGGCTGATCAAGGGCAAGAAGGCGTACGTGGTGTCGGCGCGCGGCGGCAAGCACGTCGGCATGCCGACCGACAGCCAGACGCCGTTCCTGAAGACGTTCCTCGGTTTCATCGGTCTGACCGACGTGACGTTCGTCTACGCGGAAGGCCTCGCGCTCGGCCCGGATGCGGCGACGGAAGCGCTCGCGAGCGCACGCGAGGCGATCGCCGCGGTTTGA
- a CDS encoding UbiH/UbiF family hydroxylase, translated as MPAMTAYHQTFDVAVVGGGLVGKTAALALTQAGHKTALLAQPAVPRPADLAFDSRIYALSASSQALLERLRVWQALDHGRLAPVYDMRVYGDAHAELHFSAFQSAVSQLAWIGESSLIECALDAALRFQPNLTWFDARAQGLDVTPGAATLALANGDVIECDLVVGADGAHSWVRSQIGSKVERRDYRQTGVVANFKAAQPHRETAYQWFRDGEIVALLPLPDGHVSLVWSAHTAHADELLALDPARLAAEVERVTLNRLGALECVTPAQGFPLALQTVDRLVAPRVALVGDAAHLIHPLAGQGMNLGLRDVAALADVLANREAFRDLGDTVLLRRYERARREDIRALMVATDGLQRLFSLPGALARIVRNAGMALVGAQPLVKRWLVASALG; from the coding sequence ATGCCCGCCATGACTGCCTATCATCAGACCTTCGACGTCGCCGTCGTCGGCGGCGGCCTCGTCGGCAAGACGGCCGCGCTCGCGCTGACGCAGGCGGGCCACAAGACCGCGCTGCTCGCGCAGCCGGCCGTCCCGCGCCCCGCCGATCTCGCGTTCGACTCGCGCATCTACGCGCTATCCGCGAGCTCGCAGGCGCTGCTCGAGCGGCTGCGCGTGTGGCAAGCGCTCGACCACGGCCGGCTCGCGCCCGTCTACGACATGCGCGTCTATGGCGACGCGCACGCCGAGCTGCACTTCTCCGCGTTCCAGTCGGCGGTGTCGCAGCTCGCGTGGATCGGCGAATCGTCGCTGATCGAATGCGCGCTCGATGCCGCGCTGCGCTTCCAGCCGAACCTCACGTGGTTCGACGCGCGCGCGCAAGGCCTCGACGTGACCCCGGGCGCCGCGACGCTCGCGCTCGCGAACGGCGACGTGATCGAATGCGATCTCGTCGTCGGCGCGGACGGCGCGCATTCGTGGGTGCGCTCGCAGATCGGCTCGAAGGTCGAGCGGCGCGATTACCGGCAGACGGGCGTCGTCGCGAATTTCAAGGCGGCGCAGCCGCATCGCGAGACCGCCTATCAATGGTTCCGCGACGGCGAGATCGTCGCGCTGCTGCCGCTGCCGGACGGCCACGTGTCGCTCGTGTGGTCGGCGCACACCGCGCACGCCGACGAGCTGCTCGCGCTCGATCCCGCGCGGCTCGCGGCTGAAGTCGAGCGCGTGACGCTGAACCGCCTCGGCGCGCTCGAGTGCGTGACGCCCGCGCAGGGTTTCCCGCTCGCGCTGCAGACGGTCGACCGGCTGGTCGCGCCGCGCGTCGCGCTCGTCGGCGACGCCGCGCACCTGATTCACCCGCTCGCGGGCCAGGGGATGAACCTTGGGCTGCGCGATGTCGCCGCGCTCGCCGATGTCCTCGCGAACCGCGAAGCGTTCCGCGATCTCGGCGACACCGTGCTGCTGCGCCGCTACGAGCGCGCGCGGCGCGAGGACATTCGCGCGCTGATGGTCGCGACCGACGGCCTGCAGCGGCTTTTCTCGCTGCCGGGCGCGCTCGCGCGCATCGTGCGCAACGCGGGAATGGCGCTCGTCGGCGCGCAGCCGCTCGTCAAGCGCTGGCTGGTCGCCTCGGCGCTCGGCTGA
- the trpC gene encoding indole-3-glycerol phosphate synthase TrpC: protein MSDILDKIIAVKREEIAAALESAPLEELKVQASARDSRDFVGALRDKHAAGHAAVIAEVKKASPSKGVLREHFVPADIARSYAQHGAACLSVLTDERFFQGSARYLEQARAACTLPVLRKDFIVDAYQLLEARAMGADAILLIAAALDTPLMIDLEAYAHSLGLAVLVEVHNRGELDEALKLKTPFVGINNRNLRTFETTIDTTLGMLDAIPDDRIVVTESGILSRADVERMEAAGVHTFLVGEAFMRAENPGAELARMFF from the coding sequence ATGAGCGACATCCTCGACAAAATCATCGCCGTCAAGCGCGAAGAGATCGCCGCCGCGCTCGAGAGCGCGCCGCTCGAAGAACTGAAGGTGCAGGCGTCGGCGCGCGATTCGCGCGACTTCGTCGGCGCGCTGCGCGACAAGCACGCGGCCGGACACGCCGCCGTCATCGCCGAGGTGAAGAAGGCGAGCCCGTCGAAAGGCGTGCTGCGCGAGCATTTCGTGCCGGCCGACATCGCCCGCTCGTACGCGCAGCACGGCGCCGCATGCCTGTCGGTGCTGACCGACGAGCGGTTCTTCCAGGGCAGCGCGCGCTATCTCGAACAGGCGCGCGCCGCGTGCACCCTGCCCGTGCTGCGCAAGGACTTCATCGTCGACGCGTACCAGCTGCTCGAAGCGCGCGCGATGGGCGCGGACGCGATCCTGCTGATCGCCGCGGCGCTCGACACGCCGCTGATGATCGATCTCGAGGCGTACGCGCATTCGCTCGGGCTCGCGGTGCTCGTCGAAGTGCACAACCGCGGCGAACTGGACGAAGCGTTGAAACTGAAGACGCCGTTCGTCGGCATCAACAACCGCAACCTGCGTACATTCGAGACGACGATCGACACGACGCTCGGCATGCTCGACGCGATTCCGGACGATCGGATCGTCGTCACCGAATCCGGCATCCTGTCGCGCGCGGACGTCGAGCGGATGGAGGCGGCGGGCGTGCATACGTTCCTCGTCGGCGAAGCGTTCATGCGCGCCGAGAACCCGGGCGCGGAACTCGCGCGGATGTTCTTCTGA
- a CDS encoding AraC family transcriptional regulator, translating into MPAYRRLHAPHPRLRDIVNCYFVEVGRAGPMLYPATPSASITVFASGASVHTNGIAHAETLMCRPQRSAVWATLLPGTTYVSVVFRPGQIRRVMPRGASAAYDDGSPLDAVFPRAAVHALVDGVRGAPTLGHAVAALEDWLMAQAHVAEEFDAGGILLPPACVDAPREALAAQFSRSPRQLERLFIDTFGASQREMRSLLRYARTLSRLIAADFALPALSDMAIDCGYYDHAQMTRAFRRYAGMAPVQLAAAVRDARQASMTMYRYELADKRILLDA; encoded by the coding sequence ATGCCCGCCTATCGACGACTCCACGCGCCTCACCCGCGCCTGCGCGACATCGTGAACTGCTATTTCGTCGAGGTCGGGCGCGCGGGCCCGATGCTGTATCCGGCCACGCCGAGCGCGTCGATCACGGTGTTCGCGAGCGGGGCGAGCGTGCACACGAACGGCATCGCGCACGCGGAAACGCTGATGTGCCGCCCGCAGCGCAGCGCGGTCTGGGCGACGCTGCTGCCGGGCACGACGTACGTGAGCGTCGTGTTCCGCCCCGGGCAGATCCGGCGCGTGATGCCGCGCGGCGCGAGCGCCGCCTACGACGACGGCTCGCCGCTCGACGCGGTGTTCCCGCGTGCGGCGGTGCACGCGCTCGTCGACGGCGTGCGCGGCGCGCCGACGCTCGGGCATGCGGTCGCGGCGCTGGAAGACTGGCTGATGGCGCAGGCGCACGTCGCCGAAGAATTCGACGCAGGCGGCATCCTGCTGCCGCCCGCTTGCGTGGACGCGCCGCGCGAGGCGCTCGCCGCGCAGTTCAGCCGCAGCCCGCGCCAATTGGAGAGGCTGTTCATCGACACGTTCGGCGCCTCGCAGCGCGAGATGCGCTCGCTGCTGCGCTATGCGCGCACGCTGTCGCGCCTGATCGCCGCCGATTTCGCGCTGCCCGCGCTGAGCGACATGGCGATCGACTGCGGCTATTACGATCACGCGCAGATGACGCGCGCCTTCCGGCGCTACGCGGGCATGGCGCCCGTGCAGCTCGCGGCCGCGGTGCGCGACGCGAGGCAAGCGTCGATGACGATGTATCGCTACGAACTCGCGGATAAACGGATTCTGCTCGACGCGTAA